The following proteins come from a genomic window of Pseudomonas putida:
- a CDS encoding DUF3617 domain-containing protein yields MKIRLPLLALAFGLASPLVHAQMLQPGLWELTTSNMQVDGKPLPDMQFMLGQLKNLPPEQRAMMEGALAKQGIAVAGNGVRSCLTPEQVKTNDIPLQDPQSGCTQKITDRTGNVWKFQFSCPKAQGTGQATFLSDKEFTTQVNGTFNASGVQQRGSMNTRAVWLGNDCGTVKPRT; encoded by the coding sequence ATGAAGATTCGTCTGCCACTGCTGGCCCTGGCTTTTGGCCTGGCCAGCCCACTGGTGCATGCGCAGATGTTGCAGCCTGGGCTGTGGGAACTCACCACCAGCAACATGCAGGTCGACGGTAAGCCGTTGCCGGACATGCAGTTCATGCTTGGCCAACTGAAGAACCTGCCGCCCGAGCAGAGGGCCATGATGGAAGGGGCGCTGGCCAAGCAAGGCATCGCAGTAGCAGGTAATGGCGTGCGTTCATGCCTGACGCCGGAGCAGGTGAAAACAAACGATATTCCCTTGCAGGACCCTCAGTCAGGCTGCACGCAAAAGATTACCGACCGGACCGGCAATGTCTGGAAGTTTCAGTTCAGTTGCCCGAAAGCTCAGGGTACCGGCCAGGCTACCTTCCTCAGCGATAAGGAGTTCACTACCCAGGTCAACGGGACCTTCAATGCTTCGGGCGTGCAGCAACGGGGCAGTATGAATACCCGTGCCGTATGGCTGGGAAATGACTGTGGAACAGTAAAACCGCGTACCTGA
- the cls gene encoding cardiolipin synthase, whose amino-acid sequence MDYHSPYFFGYVLGLVHLLGIIAALHAVFTVRTAQGAIAWAMSLFFIPYFTLIPYLVFGARSFNAYIKARRQANQEMHVAMANLNWRPWVEEALTARESQSYAALRAMPKLGRMPCLANNQVKLLIDGRATFDAIFAAIEQAREVVLVQFFIIHNDTIGKALQQLLLRKAADGVKVFVLYDRVGSHALPASYSQSLRDAGVQIHAFATRRGWFNRFQVNFRNHRKIVVVDGVTGFIGGHNVGDEYLGGNPHLSPWRDTHVQIGGPVLACLQESFAEDWYWATRQLPPLILPDAYPDNGVLCQALASGPADPQETCSLFFIEAIHSATRRVWITSPYFIPDEAVFAALRLAVLRGVDVRILIPARPDHRIVYAASSLFAFEAVRAGVRMFRYQPGFLHQKVVLVDDEVSAIGSANLDNRSFRLNFEITLLTVDRDFADQVETMLTTDFEQAREITPEDSSKTHRIQQLGMRIARLISPIL is encoded by the coding sequence ATGGATTACCACAGCCCCTACTTCTTCGGCTATGTGCTCGGGCTCGTTCACTTGCTTGGCATCATCGCCGCGCTGCATGCGGTGTTTACCGTGCGTACTGCCCAAGGGGCCATTGCCTGGGCCATGTCGCTGTTCTTCATTCCCTACTTCACCCTCATCCCCTACCTGGTATTCGGTGCCCGCTCCTTCAATGCCTACATAAAGGCTCGGCGCCAGGCCAACCAGGAAATGCACGTGGCCATGGCCAACCTCAACTGGCGGCCATGGGTGGAGGAAGCCCTCACCGCTCGGGAGTCGCAGAGCTACGCCGCCTTGCGTGCCATGCCGAAACTTGGGCGAATGCCATGCCTGGCCAATAACCAAGTAAAGCTGTTGATCGATGGCAGGGCCACCTTCGACGCCATCTTCGCTGCTATCGAACAAGCGCGAGAAGTGGTGCTGGTACAGTTCTTCATCATCCACAACGACACCATTGGCAAAGCACTGCAGCAACTGTTGCTGCGCAAAGCGGCCGATGGCGTGAAGGTGTTCGTGCTGTATGACAGGGTTGGCAGCCATGCCTTGCCCGCCAGCTATAGCCAGAGCCTCAGAGACGCAGGTGTACAGATCCATGCCTTCGCCACCCGCCGCGGCTGGTTCAATCGCTTCCAGGTGAACTTCCGTAACCACCGCAAGATTGTCGTGGTCGATGGGGTCACCGGTTTCATTGGCGGGCACAACGTCGGTGATGAATACCTTGGCGGCAACCCCCACCTCTCGCCCTGGCGTGATACCCACGTGCAGATCGGCGGCCCGGTGCTGGCCTGCCTGCAGGAGTCTTTCGCCGAAGACTGGTACTGGGCGACGCGTCAGCTACCTCCACTGATCCTGCCAGACGCCTATCCGGACAATGGTGTGCTGTGCCAGGCCTTGGCCAGCGGGCCGGCAGATCCCCAGGAAACCTGCTCACTGTTTTTCATCGAAGCCATCCACTCCGCGACTCGCCGCGTATGGATCACCAGCCCCTACTTCATTCCCGACGAGGCCGTGTTCGCCGCGCTGCGCCTGGCTGTACTGCGCGGCGTGGATGTGCGCATCCTGATTCCGGCTCGCCCCGACCATCGGATCGTTTACGCAGCCTCCAGCCTGTTCGCCTTCGAGGCCGTACGGGCGGGGGTACGTATGTTCCGCTATCAGCCAGGTTTCCTTCATCAGAAGGTGGTGTTGGTGGACGACGAGGTCAGTGCTATCGGTAGTGCCAACCTGGACAACCGCTCATTCCGTCTCAATTTCGAAATCACCCTGCTGACCGTGGATCGGGATTTCGCGGATCAGGTCGAAACGATGTTGACCACTGATTTCGAGCAGGCCAGGGAAATTACG